The proteins below are encoded in one region of Populus alba chromosome 2, ASM523922v2, whole genome shotgun sequence:
- the LOC118046838 gene encoding uncharacterized protein, whose amino-acid sequence MKSQHSSNDEDEHQLSSLGYCWWRSAAKFDECVRLKSDIPNIASLSPRIRVLRELERLALIAHEGLNEVRYKLQMYRSGDFWVPTGGIKKEEMDIPPVITILLVGFSGSGKSSLVNLMYSVLGRSGLIPFAQTSSGSASKYTTMYMEEHNVMRSLQGGFCVYDSRGFSYGKIGDALEELSSWMSDGVHHNQLCLRSGDDVLLEDDAETAGLRPSSKFVQRTVNFSMVVVNIAEVYKALKASDSKPLEATRELFHSPALRYCNENPILILTHGDLLTTEQRIDIRIRLCERLGISETNGVYDIVCLTEYGFLAEESDPVTAYAVTEAVYRALLISDRGHFPKKNLQDWAVFLFSWSMYLMGALFAFLADLCSKLGRRGKLKH is encoded by the exons ATGAAGAGCCAACACTCTTcaaatgatgaagatgaacaCCAACTGTCAAGTCTGGGTTACTGTTGGTGGAGATCAGCAGCAAAGTTTGATGAATGTGTTAGGCTTAAGTCTGACATCCCAAACATTGCAAGCCTTTCTCCAAGGATCAGAGTTCTTAGAGAGTTGGAGAGACTGGCTTTGATTGCTCATGAAGGGCTCAATGAGGTCAGATACAAGCTACAAATGTATCGTTCAGGTGATTTCTGGGTTCCCACCGGAGGTATCAAGAAGGAAGAAATGGACATTCCACCAGTAATCACTATTCTCCTGGTGGGTTTCTCTGGTTCTGGCAAGAGCTCACTTGTCAACCTTATGTACAGTGTTCTTGGTCGGTCTGGACTCATACCTTTTGCTCAAACTTCTTCTG GCAGTGCTTCCAAATACACCACCATGTACATGGAAGAGCACAATGTAATGAGATCGTTGCAAGGTGGGTTTTGTGTGTACGATTCTAGAGGGTTTAGTTATGGTAAAATCGGGGATGCTCTTGAGGAATTGTCAAGTTGGATGAGTGATGGGGTACACCATAACCAGCTGTGCTTGAGATCAGGTGATGATGTACTGCTGGAAGATGATGCAGAAACTGCTGGTCTAAGGCCATCTTCAAAGTTTGTGCAAAGGACAGTGAATTTCTCAATGGTGGTGGTTAACATAGCAGAGGTCTATAAAGCTTTAAAAGCTAGTGATTCCAAGCCATTAGAGGCCACTAGAGAGCTCTTCCACTCCCCTGCTTTGAGATATTGCA ATGAGAATCCTATCTTGATCCTGACACATGGTGACTTGTTGACAACTGAACAGCGGATCGACATCAGGATCAGATTATGCGAGCGTCTAGGAATATCAGAGACAAACGGGGTGTACGACATTGTTTGCCTCACAGAGTATGGATTTCTCGCTGAAGAATCTGATCCTGTTACAGCCTATGCCGTAACCGAAGCCGTATACAGGGCATTGCTCATCTCAGACAGGGGGCATTTTCCAAAGAAAAACCTCCAGGACTGGGCAGTGTTCCTATTTTCATGGTCAATGTACCTAATGGGTGCTCTCTTCGCTTTCCTTGCTGATCTTTGCTCTAAACTTGGACGGAGGGGTAAGTTGAAGCACTGA
- the LOC118046835 gene encoding uncharacterized protein: MEGVSARIYTKMKEYWSRRGYERINGSGRTRRSWPLELGSVSTTSRRRRRRRRRRFAWRMKVKPKLKALKMPSPKRCFVWLRDAYVKMMLGFANSRAIGTAGYGDGFGARPIKEYDEKMINEIYKSLVMAEGQLVPRDAPTLGFMPKLTAIAE, encoded by the coding sequence atggAAGGTGTTTCTGCTAGGATATACACGAAGATGAAAGAATACTGGAGCAGGAGAGGGTACGAGAGGATAAATGGGTCAGGTCGGACTCGGAGGAGTTGGCCGTTGGAGCTGGGTTCGGTTAGCACTACttcaaggaggaggaggaggaggaggaggaggaggtttgCTTGGCGGATGAAGGTCAAGCCAAAGCTTAAAGCCTTGAAAATGCCTTCTCCGAAGAGGTGTTTTGTCTGGCTACGGGATGCCTACGTGAAGATGATGCTGGGGTTTGCTAATTCCAGGGCGATAGGGACTGCAGGGTACGGCGATGGGTTTGGTGCCCGCCCAATCAAGGAGTATGATGAGAAGATGATCAATGAGATCTACAAGTCGCTGGTGATGGCAGAGGGTCAGTTGGTGCCACGCGATGCACCCACGCTTGGCTTCATGCCTAAACTTACTGCGATTGCAGAGTAG
- the LOC118046837 gene encoding GATA transcription factor 16, translated as MIMDLRTEGPESEDMDNTHPSKCNEIKRRCTDCQTTRTPCWRGGPAGPRTLCNACGIRQRKKRRALLGLDKGGPECCREKMAKGGNSSKLGVSLNLDLMGFKRDGMFQEDWKRKLGEEEQAAILLMALSCGSLCAWYKKDEGKHFYP; from the exons ATGATCATGGATTTGCGCACAGAA GGACCCGAGTCAGAGGACATGGATAATACGCATCCAAGCAAGTGTAATGAGATCAAAAGAAGATGCACAGATTGCCAAACAACAAGAACCCCATGTTGGCGAGGTGGCCCAGCTGGTCCCAGG ACACTGTGCAATGCGTGTGGGATCAgacagaggaagaagaggagggCTCTTCTTGGCCTGGACAAGGGAGGACCGGAGTGCTGCAGAGAGAAGATGGCTAAGGGTGGAAATAGTAGCAAGCTAGGAGTTTCATTGAATCTAGATTTGATGGGGTTTAAAAGAGATGGGATGTTTCAGGAAGATTGGAAGAGAAAACTGGGAGAGGAAGAACAGGCTGCCATACTCTTGATGGCTTTATCTTGTGGGTCTCTCTGTGCTTGGTACAAGAAAGATGAAGGAAAGCATTTTTATCCATAG
- the LOC118046836 gene encoding uncharacterized protein, translated as MAKPTASVPKKNTTTSKPPSALPPYFEMITEAITTLKDRKGSSQPAIARFIEEKYKESSLPSSFKKVLSVQLKKFVKSERLVKCKNSYKISSTEKLELDVKGTQKNKGASKRALTTPEKKAAKKISEKGVQTKRLSQVKTPEALKKGKKEVKAGKMKRLSQVKTPDGFKKLKNSTPMKRKDLKAGSSSSSRARKK; from the exons ATGGCGAAACCAACTGCCTCCGTTCCGAAAAAGAACACCACAACGAGCAAACCCCCCTCTGCCCTCCCTCCATATTTCGAG ATGATAACTGAAGCAATAACAACACTGAAGGACAGGAAAGGATCGAGCCAACCTGCGATTGCAAGGTTCATTGAGGAAAAGTACAAGGAGTCTTCTCTGCCTTCGAGCTTTAAGAAAGTTCTGTCTGTTCAGTTGAAGAAGTTTGTGAAATCTGAAAGGCTTGTAAAATGCAAGAATTCTTACAAGATCTCTTCAACCGAGAAGCTGGAGCTGGATGTCAAAGGGACCCAGAAAAACAAGGGTGCTTCCAAGAGGGCCCTGACCACCCCGGAAAAGAAGGCTGCCAAGAAGATATCAGAGAAAGGTGTCCAGACCAAGAGGCTTAGTCAGGTTAAGACACCTGAGGCTCTCAAGAAGGGTAAAAAGGAAGTGAAGGCTGGAAAAATGAAGAGATTGAGCCAGGTGAAGACACCAGATGGGTTCAAGAAGCTGAAGAACTCGACGCCTATGAAGAGGAAAGATTTGAAGGCTGGAAGTTCTTCCAGTTCAAGGGCCCGTAAGAAGTAA